From Salinirubellus salinus, the proteins below share one genomic window:
- a CDS encoding DUF1080 domain-containing protein: MTRYASDIPATQLFSADDLPLSKVLPTEGIDDLLDRLYFRSVEEAYDPATETTTLQYGAVVDPEAAFELPGLGGMQVVVGGDTAMLAAEFVGGPDTGALTLSGGIALRFPREWLRPVVETEDGWVDDPSREHVELGFGGGVTVDHEFDVTFEGSNRFTVEPAMIGDTGLVVEGSVAVDLSETTAHPSSAAMGLDPSWRGVVFDDLTLHLPEALDVPGAPAELSLEEFHVGGGGVSGTVSGDWDAGDATGSLFGMEFELRTVDIEFRESALVGAGARGTLTLPFFDGPVDLELGIAGDGTVTAALDDPDGLVSVDHDAYALEIDGLRFSTAGTPAVALSGTVTPKLVPDAPGVRIEELSVDADGNVRVEGGWLDLPDQYSIDFYGTTFEITAFGLGRNDDGSKWVGLDGSVTFVDELSAGASVDGLRVTWFDDGPRAGDAPQLSFEGIGVELEIPDAVRFKGAVSYTERTLDDGSTDHRFEGDIGLDLLALDVSVDGKLVVGQREEAGETFTYLAVYLGVDLPTGIPLFSTGLSLYGFAGLYAQNMSPALEDDEAWFTRDPDQESWYHRDPEGATGFGGDPPKWPARKGDLAFGAGVTLGTAADDGFSFSGNLLLVVAFPGPVVVLNGEATMLAKRSDLDSGEPNFSALAVLDGRAGTFTFGLDAQYRFGDGGELVDIGASVEAFYSLNDPTAWYVYIGRKEPREKRVRATIFSLFEANGYVMLDSRQLAVGAWYGFDESYSFGPLGVDLEAWLSGDAVLSFDPAHFSGVVAARGAVRLRAFGFTAGISLDATIAAEVFDPFHLLGKVRVALELPGFLPDPSATVTLEWGPRPEPPELSDPLAGVAIDHDLGTATWPLALDDDTPPADEDLPVVPLDGRPQLTFAAAVHDDGYDALATPDGTPDPVGENAHPVRPAYVRIGDPAANEGPVEVRYGLAAVRVERRTASGWESMPDVFGSWAPVPTLPEGDRTEGADPPMANTKLSLFTPNPFAYVRHTSGAWGDAMVERAGDYPCLAKRDCWTFEGTSLADFDVRATTLQGIPVTTVDRADSEPWPTFHHAATVPSDPPDVEDVFADGARRALTLGFVAPADTAGDDLGQYLVVDLPEPRKSVAIEVLADKYCDAIGLFGTDSEGESVTTFVERPEGTQRLTVTSREGTLDRVVLVAYYAGDTTATSSVGDLAVFSVCASTAALSDVGALEVARERTIREQVARLGDEAAVFDSHTTYRIAVETTLQARGLGEFDWFTEERTSTAYAYFRTDGPPTLASLSVPEGADPEQFESGLEDLRRYVRGTVPETLPARGERPSLPRPVYRAYDVGVRFNRTHVDRLYRSVGRDLALVLFDRNNRPARTADGRLHVVANRWGEQADLLLDVAERQWLRAVDRGECAGIDRAVVTRDDLLDAVVGLGVLDADEVYEARLLPRLLRDPFGDRAYYDGEPPWTAVTRGGASADWTVDGHPDLAGARAEPAGDGFRLQIRDPNAADGAPPSYVDADLSALTAGADVIRFAAAAGSKTVRITAVDPASATVEVDGSPSFTTSRWLVPGRGEVTQAAATPTGDDAFTCWVRDPVPGTPAPETWTDYRAAMTVTLDAPDAAAGLAVRYDADGGHLRYVVDAGADERRLVSDDGSTATVLETVPGPVDRGQPYALAIEAVDEELRVYEDDTLVATATADDALAGGVALVAHGPATFGELRVDDVSTDAPVAYRFAFTTSRFANVAHHLGSYADETWRATSADPIDATEGVALGDADTPPTADEGRAYAAAVDALDRPASDPPTRVEATVVGESDTPHALLLESPEPLDWTRTTLSLSHTTRGSAADVVPDGAKVTDVTYGADETVGLLLDRETDLSGHRVEFRHDGDGHVPPLVGALFVDDAADEQFVAYGRPDGVRRTADGAFVVDPDEAPETLFIDERFPAEAVWSVAFDAPGDAEVGLAFREGSDSGYRFTVGPDGRALVHYDVGGFDTLWADDTVVASSGPVALRVEAVDGRLTVYQDEIPVCAVDDPGGSDGRFGPVVNGDSPVTVTHVAVHETAARAGLFAESFDDPALDGWTVVDEPPETTRTSDWRVEDGTLAQHSNIYGFHGEPYGEPGTFLVTDEPFTDGRVTVRLRSDDDDAIGVMVRVRDEENYYRFSMDSERSYRRFDRQTDGITVPLWADEVSFEAGHEYLLTLDCEGDRFTGYLDGVELFSVRDSAHAAGALALYCRANVGAKFHDAHVTAAADQWVTYHRFEDESPRPAGTQLRLHAGPTPDRTGAGIVPVRVGEEPRLPTTGAALRLVGPDGVRHERWVAPASAFGPVTDVTLLRALDGTGVCCLVDGPLENGTYRLDVEYARDGEVRLTQAGDSTPERARLDLTVTD, encoded by the coding sequence ATGACACGATACGCGAGCGACATCCCAGCCACGCAACTGTTCTCGGCCGACGACCTGCCGCTGTCGAAGGTCCTCCCGACCGAGGGAATCGACGACCTGCTCGACCGACTGTACTTCCGCAGCGTCGAAGAGGCGTACGACCCCGCCACCGAGACGACGACGCTCCAGTACGGTGCCGTCGTCGACCCGGAGGCGGCGTTCGAACTCCCCGGCCTCGGCGGGATGCAGGTCGTCGTCGGTGGCGATACAGCCATGCTGGCCGCCGAGTTCGTCGGCGGTCCAGATACGGGGGCACTGACCCTCTCGGGTGGCATCGCGCTTCGCTTCCCCCGCGAGTGGCTCCGGCCCGTCGTCGAGACCGAGGACGGCTGGGTCGACGACCCGTCCCGCGAGCACGTCGAACTCGGATTCGGCGGCGGCGTCACCGTCGACCACGAGTTCGATGTCACCTTCGAGGGGAGCAATCGCTTCACCGTCGAGCCGGCCATGATCGGCGACACCGGCCTCGTCGTCGAGGGAAGCGTCGCGGTCGACCTCTCGGAGACGACCGCGCACCCCTCGAGCGCGGCGATGGGCCTCGACCCCTCGTGGCGTGGCGTCGTCTTCGATGACCTCACGCTCCACCTGCCCGAGGCGCTCGACGTGCCGGGCGCTCCGGCCGAACTCTCGCTCGAGGAGTTCCACGTCGGCGGAGGCGGCGTCTCGGGGACCGTCTCGGGTGACTGGGACGCCGGCGACGCCACCGGGTCGCTGTTCGGGATGGAGTTCGAGTTACGGACGGTCGACATCGAGTTCCGCGAGTCCGCACTCGTCGGTGCCGGTGCGCGGGGGACGCTCACGCTCCCGTTCTTCGACGGCCCGGTCGACCTCGAACTCGGCATCGCGGGCGACGGTACCGTGACGGCCGCACTGGACGACCCGGACGGCCTTGTCTCCGTCGACCACGACGCCTACGCGCTCGAGATCGACGGCCTGCGCTTCTCGACGGCCGGAACTCCCGCCGTGGCGCTCAGCGGGACCGTCACGCCGAAACTCGTCCCCGACGCGCCGGGTGTCCGTATCGAGGAACTCAGCGTCGACGCCGACGGGAACGTCCGTGTCGAGGGCGGCTGGCTCGACCTGCCCGACCAGTACAGCATCGACTTCTACGGCACGACGTTCGAGATCACCGCCTTCGGCCTCGGTCGTAACGACGACGGCAGCAAGTGGGTCGGCCTCGACGGGAGCGTCACGTTCGTCGACGAGCTCTCGGCGGGGGCGTCGGTCGACGGCCTGCGCGTCACCTGGTTCGACGACGGTCCTCGTGCAGGCGACGCCCCACAGCTCTCGTTCGAGGGCATCGGTGTCGAACTCGAGATACCCGACGCCGTCCGGTTCAAGGGGGCGGTCTCCTACACCGAGCGCACGCTCGACGACGGCTCGACCGACCACCGCTTCGAGGGCGACATCGGCCTCGACCTGCTCGCACTCGACGTCTCGGTCGACGGCAAGCTCGTCGTCGGCCAGCGCGAGGAGGCCGGCGAGACGTTCACCTACCTCGCGGTCTACCTCGGGGTCGACCTCCCCACCGGGATTCCGCTGTTCTCGACGGGCCTCTCGCTGTACGGGTTCGCGGGGCTGTACGCACAGAACATGTCGCCCGCGCTCGAGGACGACGAGGCGTGGTTCACGCGCGACCCGGACCAGGAGAGCTGGTACCACCGCGACCCCGAAGGGGCGACGGGCTTCGGTGGCGACCCGCCGAAGTGGCCCGCACGGAAGGGCGACCTCGCGTTCGGTGCGGGCGTCACCCTCGGGACCGCCGCGGACGACGGCTTCTCGTTCTCGGGTAACCTCCTGCTCGTGGTCGCCTTCCCCGGCCCCGTGGTCGTCCTGAACGGCGAGGCGACGATGCTGGCCAAGCGGAGCGATCTCGACAGCGGCGAGCCGAACTTCTCGGCGCTCGCCGTCCTCGACGGCCGCGCCGGGACGTTCACCTTCGGGCTGGACGCGCAATACCGCTTCGGCGACGGTGGCGAACTCGTCGACATCGGCGCGAGCGTCGAGGCGTTCTACAGCCTGAACGACCCGACCGCATGGTACGTCTACATCGGCCGGAAGGAGCCACGCGAGAAACGCGTCCGCGCGACCATCTTCTCGCTGTTCGAGGCGAACGGCTACGTCATGCTGGACTCGCGGCAACTCGCCGTCGGCGCCTGGTACGGCTTCGACGAGTCCTACTCGTTCGGCCCGCTCGGCGTCGACCTGGAAGCGTGGCTCTCGGGCGACGCCGTCCTGAGCTTCGACCCCGCACACTTCTCGGGCGTCGTCGCCGCGAGAGGTGCCGTCCGGTTGCGAGCGTTCGGCTTCACCGCCGGCATCAGCCTCGACGCGACCATCGCCGCCGAGGTGTTCGACCCGTTCCACCTCCTCGGCAAGGTCAGAGTCGCGCTCGAACTGCCGGGGTTCCTCCCGGACCCGAGCGCGACCGTCACGCTGGAGTGGGGGCCACGACCCGAGCCGCCCGAACTGTCCGACCCGCTCGCAGGCGTCGCTATCGACCACGACCTCGGGACGGCGACCTGGCCACTCGCGCTCGACGACGACACCCCGCCAGCGGACGAGGACCTCCCGGTCGTCCCGCTGGACGGCCGGCCGCAGCTCACGTTCGCCGCCGCCGTCCACGACGACGGCTACGACGCGCTCGCCACCCCGGACGGGACGCCCGACCCGGTCGGCGAGAACGCCCACCCGGTCCGGCCGGCGTACGTCCGCATCGGTGACCCGGCCGCGAACGAGGGCCCGGTCGAGGTCAGATACGGGCTCGCGGCCGTCCGCGTCGAGCGCCGGACCGCCAGCGGGTGGGAGTCGATGCCGGACGTGTTCGGCTCGTGGGCACCCGTCCCGACCCTGCCGGAGGGCGACCGCACCGAGGGGGCCGACCCGCCGATGGCGAACACCAAGCTGTCGCTGTTCACCCCCAACCCGTTCGCGTACGTCCGGCACACGAGCGGGGCGTGGGGCGACGCGATGGTCGAGCGCGCCGGCGACTACCCCTGTCTGGCCAAGCGCGACTGCTGGACGTTCGAGGGTACCTCGCTCGCGGACTTCGACGTCCGGGCGACTACGCTGCAGGGCATCCCGGTCACGACTGTCGACCGGGCCGACAGCGAGCCGTGGCCGACGTTCCACCACGCCGCGACGGTCCCGTCCGACCCGCCGGACGTCGAGGACGTCTTCGCGGACGGCGCCCGGCGAGCGCTCACTCTCGGGTTCGTCGCCCCGGCCGACACGGCCGGTGACGACCTGGGGCAGTACCTCGTCGTCGACCTCCCCGAGCCACGCAAGTCCGTCGCTATCGAGGTACTGGCGGACAAGTACTGCGACGCCATCGGCCTGTTCGGCACCGACAGCGAGGGCGAGTCGGTGACGACGTTCGTCGAGCGACCCGAAGGGACCCAGCGACTCACCGTGACCAGCCGTGAGGGGACGCTCGACCGGGTCGTCCTCGTGGCGTACTACGCCGGCGACACGACGGCCACGTCGAGCGTCGGCGACCTCGCGGTCTTCTCGGTGTGTGCCTCGACTGCCGCGCTCTCTGACGTCGGCGCACTCGAGGTCGCTCGCGAGCGGACCATCCGCGAGCAGGTGGCCCGCCTCGGCGACGAGGCGGCCGTCTTCGACTCGCACACGACCTACCGCATCGCGGTCGAGACGACGCTCCAGGCCCGCGGCCTCGGCGAGTTCGACTGGTTCACCGAGGAACGGACCAGCACCGCCTACGCCTACTTCCGAACCGACGGCCCGCCCACACTCGCCTCGCTCTCGGTCCCCGAGGGGGCCGACCCCGAGCAGTTCGAGAGCGGTCTCGAGGACCTGCGACGCTACGTCCGCGGGACCGTCCCCGAGACGCTCCCGGCCCGTGGCGAGCGCCCCAGCCTCCCGCGGCCGGTCTACCGCGCCTACGACGTGGGCGTCCGCTTCAACCGGACTCACGTCGACCGGCTCTACCGGAGCGTGGGCCGCGACCTCGCGCTCGTCCTGTTCGACCGCAACAACCGGCCCGCACGGACCGCCGACGGCCGACTGCACGTCGTGGCGAACCGGTGGGGCGAGCAGGCCGACCTCCTGCTCGACGTGGCCGAGCGCCAGTGGCTGCGCGCGGTCGACCGTGGTGAGTGTGCCGGCATCGACCGCGCCGTCGTCACCCGTGACGACCTCCTCGACGCCGTGGTCGGCCTCGGCGTCCTCGACGCCGACGAGGTCTACGAGGCACGACTGCTCCCACGCCTCCTGCGCGACCCGTTCGGCGACCGGGCGTACTACGACGGCGAGCCGCCGTGGACGGCGGTCACGCGCGGTGGCGCGAGCGCCGACTGGACCGTCGACGGCCACCCAGACCTCGCCGGCGCCCGCGCCGAACCGGCCGGTGACGGCTTCAGACTCCAGATACGCGACCCGAACGCGGCCGACGGTGCGCCCCCGTCGTACGTCGACGCCGACCTCTCGGCCCTGACGGCAGGCGCCGACGTGATCCGGTTCGCCGCGGCGGCCGGCTCGAAGACGGTCCGTATCACGGCCGTCGACCCCGCGAGCGCGACCGTCGAGGTGGACGGCAGCCCCTCGTTCACCACGTCGCGGTGGCTCGTGCCCGGACGTGGCGAGGTCACGCAGGCGGCGGCCACCCCCACGGGCGACGACGCGTTCACCTGCTGGGTCCGCGACCCGGTGCCGGGGACGCCGGCCCCGGAGACGTGGACGGACTACCGGGCGGCAATGACGGTGACGCTCGACGCTCCGGACGCAGCCGCCGGGCTGGCCGTCCGGTACGACGCCGACGGTGGCCACCTGCGCTACGTCGTCGACGCGGGCGCGGACGAGCGCCGCCTCGTCAGCGACGACGGCTCCACGGCGACCGTCCTCGAGACCGTGCCCGGCCCGGTCGACCGTGGCCAGCCCTACGCGCTCGCCATCGAGGCCGTCGATGAGGAACTCCGGGTCTACGAGGACGACACCCTCGTGGCCACGGCCACGGCTGACGACGCGCTCGCGGGTGGCGTCGCGCTGGTCGCCCACGGCCCGGCCACGTTCGGCGAACTCCGCGTCGACGACGTCTCGACGGACGCGCCGGTCGCCTACCGCTTCGCGTTCACCACCTCACGGTTCGCCAACGTCGCCCACCACCTCGGGAGCTACGCGGACGAGACCTGGCGCGCGACGAGTGCCGACCCCATCGACGCGACGGAGGGGGTCGCGCTCGGTGACGCGGACACACCACCCACTGCCGACGAGGGGCGTGCGTACGCCGCCGCGGTCGACGCGCTCGACCGGCCCGCTAGCGACCCACCCACCCGTGTCGAGGCGACGGTCGTCGGCGAGAGCGACACGCCACACGCGCTCCTCCTCGAGAGCCCCGAACCGCTCGACTGGACGCGGACCACGCTCTCGCTCTCGCACACGACTCGGGGCTCGGCGGCCGACGTGGTCCCCGACGGCGCGAAGGTGACTGACGTGACCTACGGTGCCGACGAGACGGTCGGGCTCCTCCTCGACCGCGAGACCGACCTCTCGGGCCACCGCGTCGAGTTCCGCCACGACGGTGACGGGCACGTCCCCCCACTCGTCGGGGCGCTGTTCGTCGACGACGCGGCCGACGAGCAGTTCGTCGCCTACGGGCGCCCGGACGGCGTGCGTCGGACCGCAGACGGCGCGTTCGTCGTCGACCCGGACGAGGCCCCCGAGACGCTGTTCATCGACGAGCGCTTCCCGGCCGAGGCGGTCTGGTCGGTCGCGTTCGACGCGCCCGGAGACGCCGAGGTCGGCCTCGCGTTCCGCGAGGGGAGCGACAGCGGCTATCGATTCACCGTCGGCCCGGACGGTCGGGCGCTCGTTCACTACGACGTCGGTGGCTTCGACACGCTCTGGGCGGACGACACCGTCGTCGCATCGAGCGGGCCGGTCGCGCTCCGTGTGGAGGCAGTCGATGGCCGCCTCACAGTCTACCAGGACGAGATTCCCGTCTGTGCGGTCGACGACCCCGGCGGGAGCGACGGCCGGTTCGGACCGGTCGTCAACGGCGACTCCCCCGTGACGGTGACGCACGTGGCGGTACACGAGACGGCCGCACGCGCCGGCCTCTTCGCCGAGTCGTTCGACGACCCGGCGCTCGATGGCTGGACGGTCGTGGACGAGCCGCCGGAGACGACCCGGACCTCCGACTGGCGCGTCGAGGACGGGACGCTGGCCCAGCACAGCAACATCTACGGCTTCCACGGCGAGCCCTACGGCGAGCCGGGGACGTTCCTCGTCACCGACGAGCCGTTCACGGACGGTCGCGTCACCGTCCGGCTCCGGTCGGACGACGACGACGCCATCGGCGTGATGGTCCGCGTTCGCGACGAGGAGAACTACTACCGGTTCTCGATGGACAGCGAACGGTCCTACCGGCGGTTCGACCGGCAGACCGACGGCATCACGGTCCCGCTCTGGGCGGACGAGGTGTCGTTCGAGGCCGGCCACGAGTACCTCCTCACGCTCGACTGCGAGGGCGACCGGTTCACGGGCTACCTCGACGGCGTCGAACTGTTCAGTGTCCGCGACAGCGCCCACGCCGCCGGCGCGCTCGCCCTCTACTGCCGGGCGAACGTCGGCGCGAAGTTCCACGACGCCCACGTCACCGCGGCGGCCGACCAGTGGGTCACCTACCACCGCTTCGAGGACGAGTCACCCAGACCGGCCGGCACCCAGCTCCGGCTGCACGCCGGCCCGACGCCGGACCGGACCGGTGCCGGTATCGTCCCGGTCCGGGTCGGCGAGGAGCCACGACTCCCCACGACCGGCGCCGCACTCCGCCTCGTGGGCCCGGACGGCGTGCGACACGAGCGGTGGGTCGCGCCCGCGAGTGCGTTCGGCCCGGTCACCGACGTCACGCTCCTCCGGGCGCTCGACGGGACGGGTGTCTGCTGTCTCGTCGACGGCCCGCTCGAGAACGGGACGTACCGGCTCGACGTCGAGTACGCCAGGGACGGGGAGGTCAGGCTGACGCAGGCCGGAGACAGCACGCCCGAGCGGGCACGGCTGGACCTCACCGTCACCGACTGA
- a CDS encoding NAD-dependent epimerase/dehydratase family protein, which translates to MSIIVTGGDGYLGWPTALRIADRTDERVVLVDNFARREWVEEVGATSATPISWPEERLAAAAEVHGLRNLSFVEADLTDRAAVDQLLQVHEPSAVVHTAAQPSAPYSNLNGERANYTQHNNMQATRNLAFGLAENDMADTHLIETTTTGVYGAPEFPIPEGGATMENQGERDDVPFPAMAGSWYHQTKCHDAANLRLAHKQFDIPISDVRTAIVYGTETEETRPDDRLKTRFDFDYYFGVVAHRFAAQAVAGYPLTVYGKGEQRKPFISLEDAVEGLARLAVGDPDDRPSDHVVYNQVTRPIAIVEMAETIQEVGEELGLDVDVTHVENPRDEDETHQMEIENERYMDLVGGQSQTFAEGVRDILETLTRYEETITSHEDRFLPDVLKEDAEE; encoded by the coding sequence ATGAGCATCATCGTCACTGGCGGCGACGGCTACCTCGGGTGGCCGACCGCCCTGCGCATCGCGGACCGAACGGACGAGCGCGTCGTTCTCGTGGACAACTTCGCCCGCCGCGAGTGGGTCGAGGAGGTCGGTGCGACAAGCGCCACGCCCATCTCGTGGCCCGAGGAGCGCCTCGCGGCCGCCGCGGAGGTCCACGGGCTCCGCAACCTCTCGTTCGTCGAGGCGGACCTGACCGACCGCGCCGCGGTCGACCAGTTGCTGCAGGTCCACGAGCCCTCCGCCGTGGTCCACACCGCCGCGCAGCCGAGCGCACCCTACTCGAACCTGAACGGCGAGCGCGCGAACTACACCCAGCACAATAACATGCAGGCGACGCGCAATCTGGCGTTCGGCCTCGCGGAGAACGACATGGCCGACACGCACCTCATCGAGACCACGACGACAGGGGTCTACGGGGCACCGGAGTTCCCCATCCCCGAGGGCGGCGCGACGATGGAGAACCAGGGCGAGCGCGACGACGTGCCGTTCCCCGCGATGGCCGGTTCGTGGTATCATCAAACCAAGTGTCATGATGCCGCCAATTTACGACTCGCGCACAAGCAGTTCGACATCCCCATCTCGGACGTGCGGACCGCCATCGTCTACGGCACCGAGACGGAGGAGACCCGCCCAGACGACCGGCTGAAGACGCGGTTCGACTTCGACTACTACTTCGGCGTCGTCGCCCACCGCTTCGCCGCGCAGGCGGTCGCTGGCTACCCGCTCACGGTCTACGGCAAGGGCGAGCAGCGAAAGCCGTTCATCTCGCTCGAGGACGCCGTCGAGGGCCTCGCCCGCCTCGCCGTCGGCGACCCCGACGACCGGCCGAGCGACCACGTCGTCTACAACCAGGTCACCCGCCCCATCGCCATCGTCGAGATGGCCGAGACCATCCAGGAGGTCGGCGAGGAGCTGGGCCTCGACGTCGACGTCACGCACGTCGAGAACCCCCGTGACGAGGACGAGACCCACCAGATGGAGATCGAGAACGAGCGCTACATGGACCTCGTGGGCGGGCAGTCCCAGACGTTCGCCGAAGGGGTGCGTGACATCCTCGAGACGCTCACGCGGTACGAGGAGACGATCACGAGCCACGAGGACCGCTTCCTGCCGGACGTGCTGAAAGAGGACGCCGAGGAGTAA
- a CDS encoding ATP-binding protein, translated as MNFVDREAEVDWLADRLTSGERQLLVLYGRRRVGKTALVTRALSTLDQPSLYFLCDERGTEANAQRFAAACADALDDVEPAVDGFEDAFRYLANRVDGPFVVAIDEFSYLVSADETVPSVFQGVFDETLAGTDVSLVLFGSSISMMEEGTLSYESPLYGRRTGQWRLEPFGFGAARQFVPGYDTRDQIRTYAVFGGMPAYLEQLDPSASLLANAERRVLTKGSFLYEEPEFLLRQELHEPATYMAILEAVSAGSTRVTEIANEIDRPASSLSRYLQNLSRLALLEKETPVTDPEGRRVYRIADDFLRFWFRFVSPNRAQLERGATDAVLDVVREGLPTHTIWTFEAVCREAVSTDSFPVECSRVGRWWYGEDEVDVVGLNEGTETLLLGECKWTNDPVGPGLLRSLEATEPEVGWRGDDRAVTYALFSKAGFTDDLAALADERDDLLLYDVEDVAAAFD; from the coding sequence ATGAACTTCGTCGACCGCGAGGCTGAAGTTGACTGGCTCGCCGACCGCCTCACCAGCGGGGAGCGCCAACTCCTCGTCCTCTACGGTCGGCGTCGCGTCGGCAAGACGGCGCTCGTCACTCGAGCACTCTCGACGCTCGACCAGCCGAGCCTCTACTTCCTCTGCGACGAGCGCGGGACAGAGGCGAACGCGCAGCGCTTCGCGGCGGCGTGTGCCGACGCCCTCGACGACGTCGAACCGGCCGTCGACGGGTTCGAAGACGCGTTTCGCTACCTCGCGAACCGAGTCGATGGCCCGTTCGTCGTCGCCATCGACGAGTTCTCCTACCTGGTCTCGGCCGACGAGACCGTGCCGTCGGTGTTCCAGGGCGTGTTCGACGAGACGCTCGCCGGGACCGACGTCTCGCTGGTCCTGTTCGGGTCGTCCATCTCGATGATGGAGGAGGGGACACTCAGTTACGAGAGCCCGCTCTACGGCCGGCGGACGGGCCAGTGGCGGCTGGAACCGTTCGGTTTCGGTGCGGCCCGGCAGTTCGTCCCGGGATACGATACACGCGACCAGATACGGACGTACGCGGTGTTCGGGGGGATGCCCGCGTATCTCGAACAGCTTGATCCGTCGGCGTCACTGCTCGCGAACGCCGAGCGCCGCGTACTCACCAAGGGGTCGTTCCTCTACGAGGAGCCGGAGTTCCTCCTGCGGCAGGAACTCCACGAGCCGGCGACGTACATGGCCATCCTGGAGGCGGTCTCGGCTGGTTCGACCCGCGTGACCGAGATCGCCAACGAGATCGACCGCCCGGCGAGCAGTCTCTCGCGCTACCTACAGAATCTCTCACGACTCGCTCTGCTCGAGAAGGAGACACCGGTCACCGACCCCGAGGGGCGCAGAGTCTATCGTATCGCCGACGACTTCCTCCGGTTCTGGTTCCGGTTCGTCTCGCCGAATCGGGCCCAGCTCGAGCGCGGCGCGACCGACGCCGTCCTCGACGTGGTCCGAGAGGGGCTCCCGACGCACACGATCTGGACCTTCGAGGCCGTCTGCCGGGAGGCCGTCTCGACCGACAGCTTCCCCGTCGAGTGTTCGCGCGTCGGCCGGTGGTGGTACGGTGAGGACGAGGTCGACGTGGTGGGCCTGAACGAGGGGACGGAGACGCTCCTGCTCGGTGAGTGCAAGTGGACGAACGACCCCGTCGGTCCGGGTCTGTTGCGCTCGCTCGAGGCCACCGAACCTGAGGTCGGATGGCGCGGGGACGACCGGGCGGTGACCTACGCGCTCTTCTCGAAAGCCGGATTCACCGACGATCTTGCTGCGCTGGCGGACGAGCGAGACGACCTGCTCCTCTACGACGTAGAGGACGTGGCGGCGGCCTTCGACTGA
- a CDS encoding ATP-binding protein: protein MAFYDREEELAALERAFDEPGHDVVVLYGRRRVGKTELLKRFLADRDGVYYLAAQEAEQRQREKFVERIATHFGDRLPALTGWDDAFDYLGERLVETGDPTVVAIDEFPYLVEENDSVPSYLQGFVDEQLAKTDSMLVLCGSSISVMESEVLGHDSPLYGRRTAQFDLQPFGFSEALEAIDYPFEAALTSFSVTGGTPLYLTLFDYDQSLETNVREQVLTPTAVLYNEPEFLLRSELRNPARYMSILEAIASGRTTPNDIAGATGVETGPLSKYLQTLRQLRLVERVVPVTALGQSSKRSRYRVADEFLRFWFRFVGPNRSSIEAAPDAVYGQTIAPNLADHAAETFERVCQEAVWAAVRDGTLGPYGAVGTWWYGEEEIDVVGLSPEDDRILFGECKWTNEPVGPALVESLRAKASAVRWGPPDRTEQFALFSRSGFTDGAEAAIDESWELFELERLDGLLRTESSD, encoded by the coding sequence ATGGCCTTCTACGACCGGGAGGAGGAACTCGCCGCACTCGAACGGGCGTTCGACGAGCCCGGACACGACGTGGTCGTACTGTACGGACGGCGCCGTGTCGGGAAGACCGAGTTGCTCAAGCGGTTCCTCGCCGACCGCGACGGTGTCTACTACCTCGCAGCCCAAGAGGCAGAGCAACGACAACGAGAGAAGTTCGTCGAGCGGATTGCGACGCACTTCGGCGACCGGTTGCCGGCGCTAACGGGCTGGGACGACGCGTTCGACTATCTGGGTGAGCGCCTGGTCGAGACTGGCGATCCCACGGTCGTCGCGATCGACGAGTTCCCCTATCTGGTTGAGGAGAACGACTCGGTCCCGTCGTACCTCCAGGGGTTCGTCGACGAGCAGTTGGCGAAGACGGACTCGATGCTCGTCCTGTGTGGCTCAAGTATCAGCGTGATGGAGTCGGAGGTTCTCGGCCACGACAGCCCACTCTATGGACGCCGGACGGCACAGTTCGACCTCCAGCCGTTCGGCTTCAGCGAGGCCCTCGAAGCCATCGACTACCCGTTCGAAGCCGCGCTCACTTCGTTCTCGGTCACGGGGGGGACACCGCTCTACCTGACGCTCTTCGATTACGACCAGTCGCTGGAGACGAACGTCCGTGAGCAGGTCCTCACGCCGACGGCGGTGCTCTACAACGAGCCAGAGTTCTTGCTCCGTTCGGAACTCCGCAATCCGGCCAGATACATGAGCATCCTCGAAGCGATCGCTTCGGGGCGAACGACACCGAACGACATCGCGGGGGCGACTGGTGTCGAGACGGGTCCGCTCTCGAAGTACCTGCAGACGTTGCGACAGCTGCGACTGGTCGAGCGGGTCGTTCCGGTGACGGCACTGGGCCAGTCTTCGAAGCGTTCGCGATACCGGGTCGCCGACGAGTTCCTCCGGTTCTGGTTCCGGTTCGTCGGTCCGAACCGCTCGAGCATCGAGGCCGCACCGGATGCAGTCTACGGGCAGACGATAGCGCCGAACCTGGCAGACCACGCTGCCGAGACGTTCGAGCGAGTCTGTCAGGAGGCCGTCTGGGCGGCGGTTCGGGACGGGACACTCGGTCCGTACGGGGCCGTCGGGACGTGGTGGTACGGGGAGGAGGAGATCGACGTCGTCGGTCTCTCGCCGGAAGACGACCGTATCCTCTTCGGGGAGTGCAAGTGGACGAACGAACCGGTCGGGCCAGCACTGGTCGAGTCGCTGCGAGCGAAGGCCTCGGCCGTCCGCTGGGGGCCTCCCGATCGGACCGAACAGTTCGCGTTGTTCTCTCGGTCCGGCTTCACCGACGGGGCCGAGGCAGCCATCGACGAGTCGTGGGAGCTGTTCGAGCTCGAGCGTCTCGATGGCCTCCTCCGAACCGAATCGAGCGACTAA